A DNA window from Citrobacter tructae contains the following coding sequences:
- a CDS encoding XTP/dITP diphosphatase, with product MQKVVLATGNAGKVRELASLLSDFGLDVVAQTDLGVDSAEETGLTFIENAILKARHAAQITGLPAIADDSGLAVNALGGAPGIYSARYSGEDATDRQNLEKLLHTLQDIPDEKRQAQFHCVLVYMRHADDPTPVVCHGSWPGIITREPAGNGGFGYDPIFFVPSEGKTAAELTREEKSAISHRGQALKLLLDALRNG from the coding sequence ATGCAAAAAGTTGTCCTCGCAACCGGTAATGCCGGTAAAGTGCGTGAACTCGCCTCTCTCCTGAGCGATTTCGGGCTTGATGTCGTTGCCCAAACGGATCTGGGCGTTGATTCCGCAGAAGAAACCGGTCTGACGTTTATTGAGAACGCCATTCTGAAGGCCCGTCATGCCGCACAAATCACCGGCCTGCCAGCCATTGCCGATGATTCCGGCCTGGCGGTTAACGCCCTCGGCGGCGCACCGGGGATTTATTCTGCCCGCTATTCTGGTGAAGATGCGACTGACAGACAGAATCTGGAAAAACTGCTGCACACTCTGCAGGATATCCCAGACGAGAAACGTCAGGCGCAGTTCCACTGTGTACTCGTCTATATGCGCCACGCCGACGATCCAACGCCTGTTGTTTGCCACGGAAGCTGGCCGGGCATCATTACCCGTGAGCCTGCCGGAAACGGCGGTTTTGGCTACGACCCCATCTTCTTTGTGCCGTCTGAGGGTAAAACTGCAGCCGAACTGACTCGCGAAGAGAAGAGTGCCATCTCACACCGTGGACAGGCGCTGAAGCTGCTGCTGGATGCGCTGCGTAATGGTTAA
- the yggU gene encoding DUF167 family protein YggU, whose protein sequence is MSAVTPCDDGLVLRLYIQPKASRDSIVGLHGDEVKVAITAPPVDGQANSHLVKFLGKQFRVAKSQVVIEKGELGRHKQVKIIHPQQIPPEIAALTD, encoded by the coding sequence ATGAGTGCCGTAACACCCTGCGATGACGGTCTGGTTTTACGGCTCTACATTCAGCCTAAAGCCAGCCGTGACAGTATTGTGGGTTTACATGGCGACGAAGTAAAAGTCGCCATTACCGCCCCGCCGGTCGATGGGCAAGCCAACAGCCATCTGGTGAAATTTCTCGGCAAACAGTTCCGCGTAGCGAAAAGCCAGGTCGTCATTGAGAAGGGAGAGCTTGGCCGCCATAAACAGGTTAAAATTATTCATCCGCAACAGATCCCGCCAGAAATTGCGGCGCTAACTGATTAG
- a CDS encoding YggT family protein, with amino-acid sequence MNTLTFLLSTVIELYTMALLLRVWMQWSRCDFYNPFSQFIVKITQPIIGPLRRIIPPMGPIDSASALVALVLSFIKAIVLFKVVTFQPIIWIAAVLIVLKTIGLLIFWVLLVMAIMSWVSQGRSPVEYVLIQLADPLLRPIRRILPGMGGIDFSPMILVLLLYVINMGIAEVLQATGNMLLPGLWMAL; translated from the coding sequence ATGAATACGTTGACCTTCCTGCTCTCAACGGTAATTGAGCTGTATACCATGGCGCTGCTGCTGCGCGTGTGGATGCAATGGTCTCGCTGCGATTTCTACAACCCGTTCTCGCAGTTTATTGTGAAAATCACTCAGCCTATTATTGGGCCGTTACGCCGTATTATTCCCCCGATGGGGCCAATTGACAGCGCATCAGCATTAGTCGCGCTCGTTCTAAGCTTTATCAAGGCCATTGTGCTGTTCAAAGTGGTCACGTTCCAGCCCATTATCTGGATCGCTGCCGTACTGATTGTCCTGAAGACTATCGGGCTGCTGATTTTCTGGGTACTGCTGGTAATGGCGATTATGAGCTGGGTCAGCCAGGGCCGTAGCCCTGTGGAATACGTGCTGATTCAACTGGCGGACCCGCTGCTGCGTCCTATTCGTCGTATCCTTCCGGGAATGGGTGGGATCGATTTCTCTCCGATGATCCTGGTTCTGCTGCTCTATGTCATCAACATGGGGATCGCAGAAGTTTTACAAGCGACAGGCAACATGCTGCTGCCGGGGCTGTGGATGGCGCTATGA
- a CDS encoding YggS family pyridoxal phosphate-dependent enzyme has product MNDIAHNLAHVRDKISAAATRCGRSSEEVTLLAVSKTKPASAIEEAIAAGQKAFGENYVQEGVDKIRYFKENDATGLQWHFIGPLQSNKSRLVAEHFDWCHTIDRLRIAVRLSEQRPADLPPLNVLIQINISDENSKSGIPLAELDALAAEIAALPRITLRGLMAIPAPESDYVRQFEVAQQMAVAFAGLKTRYPSIDTLSLGMSDDMDAAIAAGSTMVRIGTAIFGARDYTKK; this is encoded by the coding sequence ATGAACGATATCGCGCATAACCTGGCACATGTCCGGGACAAAATCTCAGCCGCCGCGACGCGTTGCGGGCGGTCTTCAGAAGAAGTTACGTTACTTGCAGTGAGCAAAACCAAACCTGCGAGCGCCATCGAAGAAGCCATTGCTGCCGGACAGAAAGCCTTTGGTGAAAACTATGTTCAAGAAGGTGTGGACAAGATCCGCTACTTCAAAGAAAACGATGCTACCGGTCTGCAGTGGCACTTTATCGGCCCGCTGCAGTCCAACAAAAGTCGTCTAGTCGCTGAACATTTTGACTGGTGTCATACGATAGACCGTCTGCGCATCGCCGTCCGTTTAAGTGAACAGCGCCCGGCAGATTTACCGCCGCTGAATGTGCTTATCCAGATTAATATCAGCGATGAGAACAGCAAGTCAGGTATTCCTCTGGCGGAGCTTGATGCACTGGCCGCTGAAATCGCCGCACTACCGCGCATTACCCTGCGTGGGCTGATGGCGATTCCGGCGCCAGAGTCAGATTATGTAAGGCAGTTTGAAGTTGCACAGCAAATGGCTGTAGCATTTGCCGGGTTGAAAACACGCTACCCAAGTATCGACACGCTCTCACTGGGGATGTCTGATGATATGGATGCCGCCATCGCGGCGGGTAGCACGATGGTGCGCATCGGCACTGCCATTTTTGGTGCTCGTGATTACACTAAAAAATAA
- a CDS encoding type IV pilus twitching motility protein PilT: MNMEEIVALSVKHNVSDLHLCNAWPARWRICGRMETAPFTAPDVDALLLSWLSEQQQVQWRENGQVDFAIALADSRRLRASAFAHQQGTSLALRLLPVACPQLDELQTPAVLPELLHSENGLILVTGATGSGKSTTLAAMVDYLNQHVEGHILTLEDPIEYRYTSQRCLIQQREIGVHCTSFAAGLRAALREDPDVILLGELRDGETIRLALTAAETGHLVLATLHTRGAAQAVERLVDTFPAQEKDPVRNQLAGSLRAVLAQKLEEDKQGGRVALFEMLVNIPAVGNLIREGKTHQLPGVIQTGQQVGMQTFAQSQQQRQALGRL; this comes from the coding sequence ATGAATATGGAAGAAATAGTGGCCCTTAGTGTAAAGCATAACGTGTCGGATCTACACCTGTGCAATGCATGGCCTGCGCGCTGGCGCATATGTGGAAGGATGGAAACCGCACCGTTTACCGCGCCTGACGTGGATGCGCTGCTATTGAGCTGGCTCAGTGAGCAACAACAGGTACAGTGGCGGGAAAATGGCCAGGTTGATTTTGCCATCGCGTTGGCAGATTCCCGGCGTTTGCGGGCTAGCGCATTTGCCCATCAGCAGGGAACTTCGCTGGCGCTGCGACTGTTGCCAGTTGCTTGCCCGCAGTTAGATGAGCTCCAGACGCCCGCTGTTTTGCCAGAACTGCTGCACAGTGAAAACGGATTGATTCTGGTGACAGGGGCAACGGGCAGCGGTAAGTCGACGACGCTGGCGGCGATGGTGGACTATCTTAATCAACACGTTGAAGGACATATTCTGACTCTGGAAGACCCGATTGAATACCGCTATACCAGTCAGCGTTGTTTGATCCAACAGCGTGAGATTGGTGTGCACTGCACCTCTTTTGCTGCCGGTCTTCGAGCCGCATTACGTGAAGATCCGGATGTGATTTTGCTGGGGGAGCTGCGCGATGGCGAGACCATTCGTCTGGCGCTCACCGCAGCGGAAACCGGGCATTTGGTGCTGGCAACGTTGCATACACGCGGTGCGGCGCAGGCGGTGGAGCGGCTAGTGGATACGTTTCCCGCGCAGGAAAAAGATCCGGTGCGTAATCAACTGGCGGGTAGCTTGCGGGCGGTGCTTGCGCAAAAGCTGGAGGAAGATAAGCAGGGAGGGCGCGTGGCGTTATTCGAAATGCTCGTCAACATACCTGCCGTCGGCAATCTGATCCGTGAAGGGAAAACTCACCAGTTACCCGGTGTGATACAAACCGGGCAACAGGTGGGCATGCAGACGTTTGCACAGAGCCAACAGCAGCGGCAGGCGCTGGGGCGGCTTTAG
- the ruvX gene encoding Holliday junction resolvase RuvX, with product MSETLLSFDFGTKSIGVAIGQRITGTARPLPAIKAQDGTPDWNVIERLLKEWQPDEIIVGLPLNMDGTEQPLTARARKFANRIHGRFGVTVTLHDERLSTVEARSGLFEQGGYRALNKGKVDSASAVIILESYFEQGY from the coding sequence ATGAGCGAAACATTACTCTCCTTTGATTTTGGTACCAAAAGTATTGGCGTGGCGATTGGTCAGCGCATTACCGGCACAGCCAGACCGCTGCCCGCCATCAAAGCTCAGGACGGTACGCCGGACTGGAACGTGATTGAACGCCTGCTGAAAGAGTGGCAACCGGATGAAATCATTGTTGGCCTGCCGCTTAATATGGATGGCACCGAGCAGCCGCTGACCGCACGCGCACGCAAGTTTGCCAACCGCATTCACGGCCGTTTTGGCGTCACAGTGACACTGCACGATGAACGTCTGAGCACCGTCGAAGCACGTTCCGGCTTGTTTGAGCAAGGCGGATACCGCGCGCTGAATAAAGGCAAAGTAGACTCCGCGTCTGCCGTTATTATCCTTGAAAGCTATTTCGAGCAGGGCTACTAA
- a CDS encoding YqgE/AlgH family protein, producing MNLQHHFLIAMPALQDPIFRRSVVYICEHNENGAMGIIVNKPLENLQIEGILEKLKITPEARDPAIRLDKPVMLGGPLAEDRGFILHTPPSRFASSIRISDNTIITTSRDVLETLGTQEQPSEVLVALGYSSWEKGQLEQELLDNAWLTAPADLNVLFKTPIADRWRDAAKLIGIDILTMPGVAGHA from the coding sequence ATGAATTTACAGCATCACTTTCTTATTGCCATGCCTGCTCTCCAGGATCCAATTTTCCGCCGTTCCGTGGTGTACATCTGCGAACATAATGAAAACGGCGCAATGGGGATTATCGTCAATAAACCCCTCGAAAACTTACAGATTGAAGGGATTCTGGAAAAGCTGAAGATCACCCCTGAGGCGCGCGATCCGGCGATCCGTCTGGATAAACCCGTAATGCTCGGCGGCCCGCTGGCTGAAGACCGTGGGTTTATTCTCCATACCCCGCCTTCACGCTTTGCATCCAGTATTCGCATTTCGGACAACACCATTATCACGACATCCCGAGATGTGCTGGAAACCTTGGGTACTCAGGAACAACCTTCTGAAGTATTGGTCGCCCTGGGATATTCATCATGGGAAAAAGGCCAACTGGAGCAAGAGTTGCTGGATAACGCCTGGCTCACCGCTCCCGCCGATCTCAACGTTCTGTTTAAAACGCCGATCGCCGACCGCTGGCGCGACGCGGCCAAACTTATCGGGATAGATATCCTGACCATGCCTGGCGTGGCGGGACACGCATAA
- the gshB gene encoding glutathione synthase: protein MIKLGIVMDPIASINIKKDSSFAMLLEAQRRGYELHYMEMADLYLINGEARAHTRTLSVEQNYDKWYEFNSEQDLPLADLDVILMRKDPPFDTEFIYATYILERAEEQGTLIVNKPQSLRDCNEKLFTAWFADLTPETLVTRNKAQLKAFWQKHSDIILKPLDGMGGASIFRVKEGDPNLGVIAETLTEHGTRYCMAQNYLPAIKDGDKRVLVVDGEPVPYCLARIPQGGETRGNLAAGGRGEPRPLTDSDWEIARRIGPTLKAKGLIFVGLDIIGDRLTEINVTSPTCIREIEAEFPVSITGMLMDAIEARLQK, encoded by the coding sequence ATGATCAAGCTCGGCATCGTGATGGACCCCATCGCAAGCATCAACATCAAGAAAGATTCCAGCTTCGCTATGCTGCTGGAAGCACAACGTCGTGGTTACGAACTTCATTATATGGAGATGGCCGATCTTTATCTGATCAATGGTGAAGCCCGCGCCCACACGCGTACCCTGAGCGTAGAGCAGAACTACGATAAATGGTATGAGTTCAACAGCGAGCAGGATCTCCCGCTGGCTGACCTGGACGTCATTCTGATGCGTAAGGATCCGCCGTTTGATACCGAGTTTATTTACGCCACCTATATTCTGGAGCGTGCAGAAGAGCAAGGGACGCTGATCGTCAACAAACCGCAAAGCCTGCGCGATTGCAACGAAAAGCTGTTTACCGCCTGGTTCGCCGACCTGACACCAGAAACGTTGGTCACCCGTAACAAAGCGCAGCTGAAAGCCTTCTGGCAAAAACACAGCGATATCATTCTCAAGCCGCTGGACGGCATGGGCGGGGCGTCTATCTTCCGCGTGAAAGAAGGCGATCCGAACCTCGGCGTCATTGCCGAAACGCTGACCGAGCACGGTACTCGCTACTGTATGGCACAGAACTATCTGCCAGCGATTAAAGACGGCGACAAACGCGTGCTGGTGGTCGATGGCGAACCCGTTCCGTACTGCCTGGCGCGTATTCCGCAGGGCGGCGAAACCCGTGGGAACCTGGCCGCCGGTGGTCGTGGCGAACCGCGCCCATTAACCGACAGTGACTGGGAAATTGCACGTCGCATTGGGCCAACGCTGAAAGCGAAAGGTTTGATTTTTGTCGGTCTGGACATCATTGGCGATCGCCTGACGGAAATTAACGTCACCAGCCCAACCTGTATTCGCGAAATTGAAGCGGAGTTCCCGGTATCCATTACCGGCATGCTGATGGATGCCATTGAAGCCCGTTTGCAAAAATAA
- the rsmE gene encoding 16S rRNA (uracil(1498)-N(3))-methyltransferase has protein sequence MRIPRIYHPEPLSSGSQISLCEDAANHIGRVLRMGPGQALQLFDGSNQVFDAEITHASKKSVDVKVINAELDDRESPLHIHLGQVMSRGEKMEFTIQKSIELGVSLITPLFSERCGVKLDSERLNKKLQQWQKIAIAACEQCGRNRVPEIRPAMDLEAWCAEQDEGLKLNLHPRANASINTLPLPVERIRLLIGPEGGLSADEIAMTARYQFTDILLGPRVLRTETTALTAITALQVRFGDLG, from the coding sequence ATGCGCATTCCTCGCATTTATCACCCTGAACCACTCTCCTCCGGCAGCCAAATTTCACTGTGTGAAGATGCCGCCAACCATATCGGCCGCGTGCTGCGTATGGGGCCAGGCCAGGCGCTACAGTTGTTTGACGGCAGCAACCAGGTATTTGACGCCGAAATCACTCACGCCAGTAAGAAAAGCGTGGATGTGAAGGTAATTAACGCTGAACTCGACGACCGTGAATCGCCGTTGCATATCCACCTGGGCCAGGTGATGTCGCGCGGCGAAAAAATGGAATTTACTATCCAGAAATCGATCGAACTGGGTGTAAGCCTCATTACGCCACTTTTTTCTGAGCGCTGCGGCGTTAAACTGGACAGTGAACGTCTGAACAAGAAGCTCCAGCAGTGGCAGAAAATTGCTATTGCCGCCTGCGAACAGTGCGGTCGTAACCGGGTGCCTGAAATTCGCCCGGCAATGGATTTGGAAGCGTGGTGTGCCGAACAGGACGAGGGGTTAAAACTAAACCTTCATCCACGCGCCAACGCCAGTATTAATACGCTGCCGCTACCGGTGGAGCGCATCCGATTGCTGATTGGCCCAGAAGGTGGGCTGTCGGCAGATGAAATTGCCATGACCGCACGTTATCAGTTTACTGATATTCTGCTAGGACCTCGCGTTCTGCGTACTGAGACAACTGCTCTCACCGCCATTACCGCGCTACAGGTGCGTTTTGGCGATCTGGGCTAA
- the endA gene encoding deoxyribonuclease I → MYRNLSFAAAILAAAFSGPVFAEGINSFSQAKAAGVKVNADAPGDFYCGCKINWQGKKGVVDLESCGYKVRKNENRASRIEWEHVVPAWQFGHQRQCWQDGGRKNCAKDPVYRKMESDMHNLQPAVGEVNGDRANFMYSQWNGGEGQYGQCDMKVDFKEKVAEPPARARGAIARTYFYMRDQYDLTLSRQQTQLFNVWNKQYPVTDWECERDERIAKVQGNHNPYVQRACQAQKS, encoded by the coding sequence ATGTACCGTAATCTTTCTTTTGCAGCGGCCATATTAGCCGCTGCGTTTTCAGGCCCGGTTTTCGCCGAAGGCATCAACAGTTTTTCTCAGGCAAAAGCAGCGGGCGTCAAAGTTAACGCTGATGCGCCAGGCGATTTTTACTGCGGCTGTAAAATTAACTGGCAAGGCAAAAAAGGGGTCGTTGACCTCGAATCCTGCGGCTATAAAGTGCGAAAAAACGAAAACCGCGCCAGTCGAATTGAGTGGGAACACGTCGTGCCAGCCTGGCAATTTGGTCATCAGCGCCAGTGCTGGCAGGATGGTGGACGCAAAAACTGCGCCAAAGATCCAGTCTATCGCAAGATGGAAAGTGATATGCATAACCTGCAACCGGCAGTGGGTGAAGTGAATGGCGATCGTGCAAACTTCATGTACAGCCAGTGGAACGGTGGCGAGGGTCAATACGGACAGTGCGACATGAAGGTCGATTTCAAAGAGAAAGTTGCCGAGCCGCCAGCCCGCGCCCGAGGAGCCATTGCGCGTACCTATTTTTACATGCGCGACCAGTACGACCTGACACTCTCCCGCCAACAAACCCAGCTTTTCAATGTCTGGAATAAGCAATATCCGGTGACCGACTGGGAGTGCGAGCGCGACGAACGCATTGCGAAGGTACAGGGGAACCATAACCCATACGTGCAACGCGCTTGCCAGGCGCAAAAGAGCTAA
- a CDS encoding SprT family zinc-dependent metalloprotease, whose amino-acid sequence MKISRLPIATQQAVMRSLREKLAQANLRLERNYPEPKLVYQQRGTAAGTAWLQSYEIRLNPVLLLENVEAFVNEVVPHELAHLLVWKHFGRVPPHGKEWKWMMESVLGVPARRTHQFELQSVQRNTFTYRCKCQEHQLTVRRHNRIVRGEATYRCVHCGEPLVAE is encoded by the coding sequence ATGAAAATCTCCCGTCTTCCCATCGCCACGCAGCAAGCCGTTATGCGCAGCCTGCGGGAAAAACTCGCTCAGGCCAATCTCAGGCTCGAACGCAATTACCCTGAACCAAAGCTGGTGTACCAACAGCGCGGTACTGCTGCGGGTACCGCGTGGCTACAAAGTTACGAAATTCGCCTTAACCCGGTACTGCTGCTGGAGAACGTCGAGGCGTTTGTTAACGAGGTTGTGCCGCATGAGCTAGCGCACTTGCTGGTATGGAAACACTTTGGTCGCGTACCGCCGCACGGTAAAGAGTGGAAATGGATGATGGAGAGCGTGCTGGGCGTTCCGGCCCGACGCACGCATCAGTTCGAACTGCAATCCGTGCAGCGCAATACCTTTACCTACCGCTGCAAGTGCCAGGAACACCAGTTGACCGTTCGCCGTCATAACCGCATTGTGCGCGGCGAAGCAACCTACCGCTGCGTCCACTGCGGTGAACCACTGGTTGCCGAATAA
- the galP gene encoding galactose/proton symporter produces the protein MPGNKKQGRSNKAMTFFVCFLAALAGLLFGLDIGVIAGALPFITDEFQITPHTQEWVVSSMMFGAAVGAVGSGWLSFKLGRKKSLMIGAILFVAGSLFSAAAPNVEVLLLSRVLLGLAVGVASYTAPLYLSEIAPEKIRGSMISMYQLMITIGILGAYLSDTAFSYSGAWRWMLGVIIIPALLLLVGVFFLPDSPRWFAAKRRFVDAERVLLRLRDTSAEAKRELDEIRESLQVKQSGWALFKENSNFRRAVFLGVLLQVMQQFTGMNVIMYYAPKIFELAGYTNTTEQMWGTVIVGLTNVLATFIAIGLVDRWGRKPTLILGFIVMAVGMGVLGTMMHIGIHSAAAQYFAVLMLLMFIVGFAMSAGPLIWVLCSEIQPLKGRDFGITCSTATNWIANMIVGATFLTMLNSLGSANTFWVYGGLNVLFIFLTLWLIPETKNVSLEHIERNLMKGRKLREIGAHD, from the coding sequence ATGCCTGGTAATAAAAAACAGGGGCGTTCCAACAAAGCCATGACATTTTTTGTCTGCTTTCTGGCAGCCCTCGCAGGATTACTTTTTGGCTTGGATATCGGTGTTATTGCCGGTGCGTTACCGTTCATCACCGATGAGTTTCAAATTACCCCGCACACTCAGGAATGGGTGGTCAGCTCCATGATGTTTGGCGCAGCCGTTGGTGCTGTCGGCAGCGGTTGGCTCTCCTTCAAACTGGGCCGTAAAAAAAGCCTGATGATCGGCGCGATCCTGTTTGTCGCCGGTTCACTGTTCTCCGCCGCCGCGCCTAACGTGGAAGTGCTGCTGCTCTCCCGTGTCCTGCTGGGTCTGGCTGTGGGTGTTGCTTCCTACACCGCGCCGCTGTATCTGTCTGAAATCGCGCCGGAGAAAATTCGTGGCAGCATGATCTCCATGTATCAGTTGATGATCACCATCGGGATCCTCGGTGCCTACCTGTCCGATACCGCCTTTAGCTATAGCGGTGCATGGCGCTGGATGTTGGGCGTGATCATCATTCCTGCCCTGCTGCTGCTGGTTGGCGTGTTCTTCCTGCCGGACAGTCCGCGCTGGTTCGCCGCTAAACGTCGCTTCGTGGATGCTGAACGCGTGCTGTTGCGTCTGCGCGATACCAGTGCAGAAGCCAAACGCGAGCTGGATGAAATTCGTGAAAGCCTGCAGGTAAAACAAAGCGGCTGGGCGCTGTTTAAAGAAAACAGCAACTTCCGCCGCGCGGTATTCCTTGGCGTGCTGTTACAGGTGATGCAGCAGTTCACCGGGATGAACGTCATCATGTACTACGCGCCAAAAATCTTTGAACTGGCGGGCTATACCAATACCACTGAGCAGATGTGGGGCACCGTTATCGTTGGCCTGACCAACGTGCTGGCCACCTTTATCGCCATTGGCCTGGTTGACCGCTGGGGCCGTAAGCCTACGCTGATCCTCGGCTTTATCGTGATGGCTGTGGGTATGGGTGTGCTGGGCACAATGATGCACATTGGTATCCACTCTGCTGCCGCCCAGTACTTTGCCGTACTGATGCTGCTGATGTTTATCGTTGGCTTCGCAATGAGTGCCGGTCCGCTGATTTGGGTACTGTGTTCTGAAATCCAGCCGTTGAAAGGCCGCGATTTCGGTATCACTTGCTCTACCGCCACCAACTGGATAGCCAACATGATCGTCGGCGCAACCTTCCTGACGATGCTCAACTCGCTGGGCAGCGCCAACACCTTCTGGGTCTACGGCGGTCTGAACGTCCTGTTCATCTTCCTGACCTTGTGGCTGATTCCGGAAACCAAAAATGTCTCTCTGGAACACATTGAACGTAACCTGATGAAAGGTCGTAAACTGCGCGAAATTGGCGCACACGACTAA
- the metK gene encoding methionine adenosyltransferase, protein MAKHLFTSESVSEGHPDKIADQISDAVLDAILEQDPKARVACETYVKTGMVLVGGEITTSAWVDIEEITRNTVREIGYVHSDMGFDANSCAVLSAIGKQSPDINQGVDRADPLEQGAGDQGLMFGYATNETDVLMPAPITYAHRLVQRQAEVRKNGTLSWLRPDAKSQVTFQYDDGKIVGIDAVVLSTQHSQDIDQKSLQEAVMEEIIKPVLPTEWLTASTKFFINPTGRFVIGGPMGDCGLTGRKIIVDTYGGMARHGGGAFSGKDPSKVDRSAAYAARYVAKNIVAAGLADRCEIQVSYAIGVAEPTSIMVETFGTEKVPSEQLTLLVREFFDLRPYGLIQMLDLLHPIYKETAAYGHFGREHFPWEKTDKAQLLRDAAGLK, encoded by the coding sequence ATGGCAAAACACCTTTTTACGTCCGAGTCCGTATCAGAAGGGCATCCTGACAAAATCGCTGACCAAATCTCTGATGCCGTGCTGGATGCAATCCTCGAACAGGATCCGAAAGCACGCGTCGCCTGCGAAACCTATGTCAAAACCGGTATGGTTTTAGTTGGCGGTGAAATCACCACCAGCGCATGGGTCGATATCGAAGAGATCACGCGTAATACGGTTCGCGAAATTGGCTATGTGCATTCCGACATGGGCTTTGATGCCAACTCTTGTGCGGTACTGAGCGCGATTGGTAAACAGTCCCCGGATATCAACCAGGGCGTTGACCGTGCCGACCCACTGGAACAAGGCGCAGGCGACCAGGGTCTGATGTTTGGTTATGCTACCAACGAAACCGACGTGCTGATGCCGGCACCGATTACCTATGCTCACCGTCTGGTGCAGCGTCAGGCTGAAGTGCGCAAAAACGGCACCTTGTCCTGGCTGCGCCCGGATGCGAAAAGCCAGGTCACCTTCCAGTATGACGATGGCAAAATTGTCGGTATTGATGCAGTTGTTCTGTCTACTCAGCACTCTCAAGATATCGACCAGAAATCACTGCAAGAAGCGGTGATGGAAGAGATCATCAAGCCGGTACTGCCGACTGAGTGGCTGACCGCATCGACCAAGTTCTTCATCAACCCGACTGGTCGTTTCGTTATCGGTGGCCCAATGGGTGACTGCGGTCTGACCGGTCGTAAGATCATCGTGGATACCTACGGCGGCATGGCTCGTCATGGTGGCGGCGCATTCTCGGGTAAAGATCCGTCTAAAGTTGACCGTTCTGCTGCCTACGCAGCCCGCTATGTCGCGAAAAACATCGTTGCCGCAGGTCTGGCTGACCGTTGTGAGATTCAGGTGTCCTACGCTATCGGTGTGGCTGAACCGACCTCTATCATGGTTGAAACGTTTGGTACTGAAAAAGTGCCTTCTGAGCAATTGACCCTGCTGGTACGCGAGTTCTTCGATCTGCGTCCGTACGGCCTGATCCAGATGCTGGATCTGCTGCACCCGATCTACAAAGAAACCGCAGCCTACGGCCACTTTGGTCGCGAACATTTCCCATGGGAAAAAACCGACAAAGCGCAACTGCTGCGTGATGCTGCCGGTCTGAAGTAA
- the yqgB gene encoding acid stress response protein YqgB translates to MKKKPVAQSECQHYLLENLPVYGLLSPLRIAIVVNCFTLVNKI, encoded by the coding sequence ATGAAAAAGAAACCGGTCGCACAGTCGGAGTGTCAGCACTATCTGCTGGAAAATCTGCCTGTTTATGGGTTGTTATCGCCTCTTCGGATTGCGATAGTAGTCAACTGTTTTACACTTGTTAATAAAATCTGA